One Terriglobia bacterium genomic region harbors:
- a CDS encoding pyridoxal-phosphate dependent enzyme yields MSQIIHKLNPSVIKKTAARCRERNVVIPTFAQMRDPSLIPQAVLKKLSKVGLWDVNPLNLFRITWKNDIKSGLYGGVNSLEIPRAITGVKARIIGLVGKYFPTGAHKVGASFGCLVPRLVSGEFDPDKNKAVWPSTGNFCRGGAFNSVLLGCTGVAILPEEMSKERFTWLREIGAEVIATPGCESNVKEIYDKCWELKKDPSNFIFNQFEEFGNPIWHYNVTGPAIEEVFNRLKLKGKRAAAFISATGSAGTIAAGDHLKKQFPHLKVVATEALQCPTLLMNGFGGHRIEGIGDKHVPWVHNVRNTDAVAAIDDEDCMRVLRLFNEAAGRKYLEGEGISDAEGGMLPLLGISSIGNLLASIKTAKYFELDEQDVVFTIFTDSVELYGSRLKELEHERGKYSTMDAAKDHTASILHQGIDHYKELTHYERKAIHNLKYFTWVEQQGKTVEELDAQWNPDYWRKLLEDEVVEFDKLINEFNVTVGRA; encoded by the coding sequence ATGTCGCAGATCATCCACAAACTCAATCCATCCGTCATTAAGAAAACAGCCGCCCGGTGCCGGGAGCGGAATGTCGTCATTCCCACCTTCGCGCAGATGAGAGATCCAAGCCTGATCCCCCAGGCGGTGCTGAAGAAACTTTCGAAAGTCGGACTGTGGGATGTCAATCCCCTCAACCTCTTCCGCATCACTTGGAAGAATGACATCAAATCCGGATTGTACGGCGGTGTAAATTCTCTTGAGATACCACGGGCGATCACAGGGGTGAAGGCGCGCATCATCGGACTGGTCGGCAAGTACTTTCCGACCGGTGCACACAAAGTGGGCGCGTCCTTTGGATGCCTGGTGCCGCGGCTGGTGAGCGGCGAATTCGACCCGGACAAAAACAAGGCCGTCTGGCCCTCGACGGGCAACTTTTGCCGAGGTGGTGCGTTCAACTCTGTGCTTCTTGGATGTACGGGAGTTGCCATTCTGCCGGAAGAAATGTCGAAGGAGCGCTTCACGTGGCTGAGGGAGATCGGCGCTGAGGTGATCGCCACACCGGGCTGCGAATCGAACGTGAAGGAGATCTACGACAAGTGCTGGGAATTGAAAAAGGATCCGTCAAACTTCATCTTCAACCAGTTCGAGGAGTTTGGCAACCCGATCTGGCATTATAATGTGACTGGTCCTGCAATCGAGGAAGTCTTCAACCGGTTGAAGCTCAAAGGGAAGCGCGCGGCAGCGTTCATCTCCGCGACCGGATCTGCCGGAACGATCGCTGCCGGCGACCACCTGAAGAAGCAGTTTCCCCACCTCAAGGTGGTTGCCACCGAAGCTCTTCAGTGCCCGACCCTGCTGATGAACGGATTCGGCGGACATCGCATCGAGGGGATTGGTGACAAGCACGTGCCGTGGGTGCACAACGTTCGAAATACCGATGCCGTAGCGGCGATCGACGATGAGGACTGCATGCGGGTTTTGCGCCTCTTCAATGAAGCCGCCGGCCGGAAATACCTGGAGGGCGAGGGGATCTCCGACGCCGAGGGGGGCATGCTGCCTCTGCTGGGCATCTCGTCGATCGGAAACCTGCTCGCGTCCATCAAAACGGCGAAATATTTCGAGCTCGATGAGCAGGATGTTGTCTTTACGATCTTTACCGACTCGGTCGAGCTGTATGGTTCCCGTCTCAAGGAGCTCGAACACGAACGCGGAAAGTATTCGACGATGGATGCGGCAAAGGACCACACCGCCTCCATTCTGCACCAGGGCATCGATCACTACAAGGAACTGACACACTACGAACGAAAGGCGATCCACAACCTCAAGTACTTCACCTGGGTCGAACAGCAGGGGAAAACCGTGGAGGAGCTGGATGCGCAGTGGAATCCGGACTACTGGCGGAAGCTGCTGGAAGACGAAGTGGTGGAGTTTGACAAGCTGATCAATGAGTTCAACGTCACGGTCGGCCGTGCGTGA
- a CDS encoding cupin domain-containing protein produces MDIQIKKWTDIEVEQLTPLLTRQMISSEHQTVAIVRLRKGCVVPPHSHESEQITSILEGALEFEINNQTIVLRKGESMVIPSNVPHAAKALEDTVDLDIFSPVRWDWVNGTDDYIRSGNR; encoded by the coding sequence ATGGACATTCAGATCAAAAAGTGGACAGATATCGAAGTCGAGCAGCTGACTCCCCTGCTTACCCGGCAGATGATTTCGAGTGAACATCAGACCGTGGCCATCGTCCGACTCAGGAAGGGGTGCGTCGTGCCGCCGCATTCCCACGAGAGCGAACAAATCACGTCAATTCTCGAAGGAGCGCTGGAATTTGAGATCAACAACCAGACCATTGTGCTCCGGAAAGGGGAGTCGATGGTCATCCCTTCCAATGTCCCGCATGCCGCCAAGGCCCTGGAGGATACCGTTGACCTCGATATCTTCAGCCCGGTTCGATGGGACTGGGTGAACGGCACGGATGACTACATCCGGTCGGGAAACCGGTAA
- a CDS encoding Glu/Leu/Phe/Val dehydrogenase: MTAILQDKETNPFESMMSRFDIAAEKLQLDPGLYQILRTPDREITVSIPIMMDNGKLKVFTGYRVQHNIARGPCKGGIRYAPNVSLDEVRALAAWMTWKCAVVNIPFGGAKGGIICDPAHMSMGEKEKMTRRYTAMLIDVLGPERDVPAPDMNTNEQVMAWVMDTYSMHQRHTVTGVVTGKPIELGGSQGRHDATGRGVMICCDQAIKRIGMKREDTRVAVQGFGNVGSIGARLLFEAGYRIVGLSDINGGILNDKGIDVHEAIRHYKERRTLEALPGTTPCTNEALLEAKCDILVPAATENQITSQNAEKLHCKIICEGANGPTTAAADDILESKKIFVIPDILANAGGVTVSYFEWVQDRQGYFWTEAVVNSELERIMVDSFNAVAAYADKHRVNMRIASYMLAIDRVAYTTKLRGIYA; encoded by the coding sequence ATGACAGCAATCCTGCAAGATAAAGAGACGAACCCGTTTGAATCCATGATGTCGCGGTTCGACATCGCCGCTGAAAAACTGCAATTGGATCCGGGCCTTTATCAGATTCTCCGAACTCCCGACCGGGAGATCACGGTGTCCATTCCCATTATGATGGACAATGGCAAATTAAAGGTATTTACGGGGTATCGCGTGCAGCACAACATTGCGCGCGGGCCGTGCAAGGGAGGCATCCGGTACGCCCCGAACGTTTCGCTGGATGAAGTTCGGGCCCTGGCCGCCTGGATGACTTGGAAGTGTGCTGTGGTGAACATTCCCTTTGGTGGAGCCAAGGGAGGCATTATCTGCGATCCTGCGCACATGAGCATGGGCGAGAAGGAAAAGATGACCCGCCGGTATACGGCCATGTTGATTGATGTCCTCGGTCCCGAGCGCGACGTCCCGGCACCGGATATGAATACCAACGAACAAGTCATGGCTTGGGTGATGGATACCTATTCCATGCATCAACGCCACACCGTCACGGGTGTCGTCACCGGCAAACCCATTGAATTGGGAGGATCCCAGGGCCGCCACGACGCGACAGGGCGCGGCGTCATGATCTGTTGCGACCAGGCCATCAAGCGGATCGGGATGAAGCGCGAAGACACCCGCGTGGCAGTTCAGGGATTTGGAAATGTGGGTTCCATTGGGGCCCGACTCCTGTTTGAGGCAGGATATCGAATCGTCGGTCTGTCCGATATCAATGGCGGGATTTTGAATGATAAAGGGATCGATGTACATGAGGCCATAAGGCACTACAAGGAAAGGCGGACGCTCGAGGCCCTGCCTGGAACGACCCCATGCACGAACGAGGCCCTGCTGGAAGCCAAGTGCGACATCCTGGTTCCGGCAGCCACCGAAAACCAAATCACCAGCCAGAACGCCGAAAAGCTCCATTGCAAGATCATCTGTGAGGGCGCCAATGGTCCAACCACGGCAGCCGCCGATGACATCCTCGAATCCAAGAAGATCTTTGTAATCCCCGACATCCTCGCGAACGCCGGGGGAGTCACCGTTTCCTATTTTGAGTGGGTGCAGGACCGGCAGGGCTACTTCTGGACCGAGGCAGTGGTGAATTCCGAATTAGAGCGGATCATGGTGGACAGCTTCAATGCGGTGGCCGCTTACGCAGACAAGCACAGGGTGAACATGCGGATTGCCTCTTATATGCTGGCAATCGACCGGGTTGCCTACACCACGAAGCTGCGCGGCATTTACGCATAG
- the uvrC gene encoding excinuclease ABC subunit UvrC, whose translation MILSEEILSSLPTEPGVYLFLSTAGEIIYVGKAKSLRQRVRSYFQESRGRDDKISRLVQEIADLRTVVVDNEHEALALENNFIKQNKPRYNILLRDDKTYPYLKLTVQEKFPRLIYTRRLRQDGAQYFGPYFPASLGIRSKRLAHQYFGMRSCSINIDEGLPRPCLQYHIKRCLGPCVAELCSKERYDVAVNDVKMLLEGRTSNLTEQLQLRMEEAAQEERFEAAAKYRDLAGTVAELGERQKLASTRSDDLDIVAVHAEPPLAALNLFHMRSGRVVERREYFWEEVSLYDPAEFLGAFLKQFYLNESFTPAQIFVPLDFEDRPVLEEILSEKRGRRVEIITPQRGAKRQFVELVERNAKISFDQRFRTLTPSSKTISTALQDALDLETSPRRIECFDISNIQGTDSVASCVVWEDGRMKKSDYRKFLIKTVVGADDFASMREVVMRRYRRLLDEKKKLPDLVLVDGGLGQLHAAAAALDSLDLVAQPLAALAKREEIIFIRGRENEPVALEKSSPVLHLIQHIRDESHRFAVSFHRKRRAGRTLSTELVAIPGVGAKTAQRLLRDFGSVAEIKQSSFEALSGAVGPKLAKKVVEHFRGR comes from the coding sequence ATGATCCTCTCAGAAGAAATTCTCAGCAGTCTTCCCACGGAGCCGGGCGTGTACCTGTTTTTGAGCACAGCCGGTGAAATCATCTATGTGGGGAAGGCGAAATCGTTGCGCCAACGTGTCCGAAGTTACTTTCAGGAGTCGCGGGGCCGCGACGACAAGATCAGCCGTCTGGTCCAGGAGATTGCTGACCTTCGTACAGTTGTGGTCGACAACGAACATGAGGCCCTCGCCCTGGAGAACAACTTCATCAAGCAGAACAAGCCGCGCTACAACATTCTCCTGAGAGACGACAAGACCTATCCTTATCTTAAGCTGACGGTCCAAGAAAAATTCCCCCGGCTCATTTACACCCGCCGCCTCCGCCAGGATGGGGCTCAATATTTCGGGCCCTATTTCCCGGCCAGTCTGGGCATCCGTTCCAAGAGACTGGCCCATCAGTACTTCGGAATGCGATCCTGTTCCATCAACATCGACGAGGGCCTGCCGCGTCCCTGCCTTCAATACCACATCAAACGTTGTCTCGGCCCTTGTGTCGCCGAGCTCTGCTCCAAAGAGCGTTACGATGTTGCAGTCAATGACGTCAAAATGCTCCTGGAGGGACGCACTTCCAATCTCACGGAGCAGCTTCAATTGCGCATGGAGGAGGCGGCCCAGGAGGAGCGATTCGAGGCGGCGGCCAAGTACCGGGACCTGGCAGGGACGGTGGCGGAATTAGGGGAACGACAGAAGCTGGCCTCCACGCGGAGTGACGATCTTGATATTGTCGCCGTCCACGCGGAGCCGCCGCTGGCTGCGCTGAATCTTTTTCATATGCGGAGCGGGCGGGTCGTTGAACGACGCGAGTATTTTTGGGAAGAAGTCAGCCTCTATGACCCGGCCGAATTTCTAGGGGCGTTTCTCAAGCAGTTCTACCTGAACGAATCGTTCACGCCCGCCCAGATCTTTGTTCCCCTCGATTTTGAGGACCGCCCCGTACTTGAGGAGATCCTGAGCGAGAAACGCGGACGGAGGGTCGAAATCATCACCCCGCAGCGGGGCGCCAAGCGACAGTTCGTGGAGCTGGTCGAGCGCAATGCCAAGATCTCATTTGACCAGCGCTTTCGAACCCTGACGCCCTCCTCAAAAACCATCAGCACGGCATTGCAGGATGCCCTGGATTTGGAGACTTCCCCCCGGCGCATCGAGTGCTTTGACATTTCCAATATTCAAGGGACCGACAGTGTGGCTTCCTGCGTAGTCTGGGAAGATGGCCGGATGAAGAAAAGCGACTACCGGAAATTTCTCATCAAGACCGTCGTCGGCGCCGATGACTTCGCCTCCATGCGGGAAGTGGTGATGCGGCGTTACCGGCGCCTGCTGGATGAAAAGAAGAAACTGCCCGACCTGGTCCTTGTCGACGGCGGGCTGGGCCAGCTTCATGCCGCGGCAGCCGCATTGGATTCGCTGGACCTGGTCGCCCAGCCGCTGGCGGCCCTTGCCAAACGCGAGGAAATCATTTTCATTCGTGGCCGCGAGAACGAACCCGTGGCCCTGGAGAAAAGCAGTCCCGTCCTGCACCTGATCCAGCATATCCGGGACGAATCGCACCGGTTCGCCGTGTCGTTCCACCGGAAACGCCGGGCCGGGCGGACATTGTCGACGGAGCTGGTTGCCATCCCGGGAGTGGGGGCGAAGACCGCACAGCGGCTCTTGCGTGATTTCGGGAGTGTGGCCGAGATCAAGCAGTCGTCCTTTGAGGCGCTGAGCGGAGCGGTTGGACCCAAGCTCGCGAAGAAAGTTGTTGAGCATTTCCGGGGCCGGTGA
- the lpxC gene encoding UDP-3-O-acyl-N-acetylglucosamine deacetylase, which yields MQLQTTLRSSSELSGIGLHTGQKVTLRLLPAPVDTGIVFQRTDLDNFIIEASATNVAKVSYATTLMKKGVLIYTVEHVLSALHGCGVTNAIVAIDNLETPILDGSARLYMEAIDSAGITFQDRPQRFLKIRREFQLRDGQKMISIAPANEFHLCYDIDFTHPLIGRQHFECTMNPRSYRTEVGIARTFGFYDEVEMLRRNGLIRGGSLENAIVLTRDGMMNEAILQFKDEFVRHKVLDLIGDLALLGSPMLARVNAQRAGHALHTALVSRILKDRALWELVERGASDVAAAAGTMWKNRDQGDPAPALF from the coding sequence TTGCAGTTACAAACGACGTTGCGTTCTTCTTCAGAGCTTTCAGGGATAGGCTTACATACCGGTCAAAAAGTTACCCTTCGCCTTCTGCCGGCTCCGGTGGACACGGGTATTGTCTTCCAGCGTACCGATCTTGACAATTTTATTATAGAGGCCTCAGCGACCAATGTGGCTAAGGTGAGCTATGCGACCACCCTCATGAAGAAAGGTGTATTGATTTACACGGTCGAGCATGTGCTCTCCGCTTTGCATGGTTGCGGCGTTACAAACGCCATAGTGGCGATTGACAACCTGGAAACCCCGATCCTGGACGGGAGCGCGCGCCTGTATATGGAAGCGATCGATTCCGCCGGGATCACATTTCAAGACCGGCCACAGCGGTTTCTTAAGATCAGGCGGGAATTTCAATTAAGAGACGGCCAGAAGATGATTTCGATCGCTCCCGCCAACGAATTTCACCTCTGCTATGACATCGATTTCACTCATCCCCTGATTGGCCGGCAGCACTTTGAGTGTACGATGAACCCTCGGAGCTACCGCACTGAGGTCGGCATTGCGCGGACCTTTGGTTTCTATGATGAGGTGGAAATGCTGCGACGCAATGGATTGATCCGCGGAGGGTCTCTCGAGAATGCGATCGTGCTGACGCGCGACGGGATGATGAACGAAGCGATTCTGCAGTTTAAGGACGAATTTGTCCGGCACAAGGTACTCGACCTGATTGGCGACCTGGCTCTGCTGGGTTCCCCCATGCTGGCTCGCGTAAACGCCCAACGGGCGGGCCACGCCCTGCACACCGCCCTGGTGTCAAGGATCCTTAAAGATCGCGCCCTGTGGGAGCTGGTAGAGCGCGGAGCCAGCGACGTAGCCGCTGCTGCCGGCACAATGTGGAAGAACCGGGATCAAGGCGACCCAGCCCCTGCTCTTTTCTGA
- a CDS encoding OmpA family protein yields MSSAKLVLRCVTILLLTSVGVLAVTGCATKKYVKQQIDPLTGKVAEIESITKKNTEDIRDVDSRAQAGIQAATAKADAADSKAATANQKAEAAQSATDQIAKNVKDVESKLGNIDSYKLAESTEVTFKSGQFELSDEAREKLDSMAAKVKDQKGYILEIEGFTDDRGSDSFNLQLSEKRAENVKRYLATQHNIPLFRISVIGIGEAKPADDNKTKEGRARNRRVEVRLLRSTV; encoded by the coding sequence ATGTCGAGTGCAAAGTTGGTGTTGCGATGTGTCACGATCCTGCTGCTCACATCTGTCGGTGTTTTGGCGGTCACCGGATGTGCCACCAAGAAATACGTTAAGCAACAAATTGATCCGTTGACAGGCAAGGTGGCAGAGATTGAATCCATCACCAAGAAGAATACTGAGGATATTCGCGACGTCGATAGCCGTGCCCAAGCGGGCATTCAGGCAGCCACTGCAAAAGCCGATGCCGCCGATTCCAAGGCAGCGACGGCGAACCAGAAGGCGGAGGCAGCCCAGTCAGCAACAGACCAGATTGCAAAGAATGTGAAAGATGTCGAGTCAAAACTGGGCAACATCGACTCTTACAAGCTTGCCGAATCAACCGAGGTCACCTTCAAGAGCGGTCAATTCGAGCTCAGCGACGAAGCAAGAGAGAAATTGGATTCAATGGCCGCCAAGGTCAAGGACCAAAAGGGTTACATCCTCGAAATTGAAGGGTTCACCGACGACCGCGGGAGTGACTCATTCAACCTGCAATTGAGTGAAAAGCGCGCCGAGAACGTCAAGCGTTACCTGGCAACCCAACACAACATCCCACTGTTCCGGATATCCGTTATTGGGATTGGTGAAGCCAAGCCGGCGGACGACAATAAGACGAAAGAAGGACGCGCCCGCAATCGCCGCGTTGAAGTCCGGCTGCTTCGGAGCACCGTGTAG